The Chaetodon auriga isolate fChaAug3 chromosome 4, fChaAug3.hap1, whole genome shotgun sequence region TCAGTGAACACATCCAGACAGATGGAGCACAGAAACTGATCTTCAGACATCAGACTGTTGGCAGCAGACATGTCtacacactgacaacaaaagtcaaagtattagaaaatgttttgttacatatttatcatttgaaataaaaaggtGTGTTTGACTTAACTAAGATGTCTGTTTGACAAGTAGCATTATGACATGAAAGGAGCGTAACTTCCTGTTTGATTAGAGCTGCAAGTTTTGTGCCCATGCTGGTTGTTGAGTCACagttaatattattatttccaCTCACCAGTATTTGAGTCCGTTGTTGAGAAAGACCTGATGTACTCAGTTTAATGTTTCCTTGGACAGGAACACAGAGACTTGTTTCAGCTTCACCGTCACTCTGTCAAagcttcactttcatttcaggaAAGTGAAACTCTGCTCTTTATAGTATCGCTCCGCCTCTTACTGCCGCTCTGTTTGAGGAATGTGTTTCCTAATTCAGATTAAGATGTAATCATAGATTCATACATTTGGCACAAGATAAGTTTCATCTTCAGGgactttttacagtttttatgttttgttttgtttttttgtttttttttttgttctgctgtgagTTTTTTCTGCAGCTTGAAGTTACCTGCtgaaaatattgaatattttcatgtaatTCGCTCATTTGCTTCTTTCCTATAGTTGCTGCTGAATCAGACGAGGAAGCAGAAAGCACCTGCGACTCCCCATCAGTCAGTTCAAGacctgaagaagcctcttggatgagaggtgcAACATTTTCAAGGGCCTAAAACCAAGTCTGGTTGCCCTTGATTCAAACCTCCTTGGATAACCAGAGCCTGGATGACTGATGACTTCACAGATATCTCAAAAAACGAGGTATGTTTTCCAAACGACTTAGGATCTCAAAATGCGATTGTACTCAAAGTAATGAGAAACTTGACCAGAACAATGATTACTTATCTCAAAATGAATGACTGAGAAAGTGTCTGCTTATTTagaaagtcattatttacagACAGTTCATGATGTTTGagaaatgttgtcattattttgaGAAACTTTCATTATTTCAAGTTAAAGAAgattatttcaaaataaaaccctttTCTAAGAAAATTAACCACAGACGTAGAACATTTTGGTCCTTTTGTTTAGAAAATTACTTAAGAAATGAATTGATCACTAAAAATGTTCCTGATAAATTCCTTGTCCATCAATACAGCATCTGGATACAACGTTCAAAATAATTTTGCCAGGCACTCCTCCAGACAGGAAAcgattttatttttcaaagtaaaagtataacAGTCGCTTTGTTTGCTGTGGTAAAAACAATTTCTAACCCAGCTGTTTAAAGTGATATCATAAGTACAGATTTAGGATTAGCAGTAAACATTCTCTAATGACATCTTTCAAAAACTTAGACCTTATTTCTGTGAGAAAtgattaatgtgtatgttgcattatACTGCTGTACATGTTTAAGGCTGAGCTCaattgaactactttatatactgttcGCTGGTTTAAtccacagcaatgcatcatattctataagatcatcatatgtttgtagtgcagctgtcctgtgagaaccaagTATCACTAAAAggtttcatgagctcagaaaaacagcctgttttcagctttgtgatgatgcattttccagttaatccaagaggctttttaaatggtttatttagctgaaggaggaagagaattTTATCAACACGTACAttgtataaaatggaaatgcccaagtaaagtacaagtatctcaaCTTTGTACATAAGTACAGTAAATTCCACCACTGGCTGTTCCATCAGTATTTCTTGGTACCTCGAGCCTCACTGAAGCACCTCActtaataaaagaataaaataatcacaatttGAAGATGAAACATTTAAACTGTACATTTCATTGAATATGCATATTTGTTTCTTCATATCACAGTGAATCTCTTCATTTACACATCATCCATCTACGCAGTTTGATTGACAACAGAGATGATCAGAGGTGCAGAGTTTTTACCACCATCATTAGAACAGGGACTGAAGTATGGGAAGAGTTTCTCTGTGAAGGAGCAGCCAGTAAAGGAGTAGATAAGAGCTGCAGCATCTACGTCATAAAAGGAGACCAGACCCTCCTCATAATCCACAAACACCCCCACCTTCTGAGGCTGAGAcctcagagagagactgactgaTGGGTTATCAAGAGCTCTgtactcatttccatttctcaaCCATGTTGTCCAGTAACCATTCTTAGGACCCAGTGCAATTTTTCCCTTCCTGCTGACCGACTCTCTGGCGACTCCAAAGTCCCATTCAGTCTTTCCTTTAACCTGAACCTCAAAGTAAAATCTGCCTGAAGAGAAACTCTGCTTTCCTAAAACACAAGGATTGAGACAAAATCTCTCTGGATTGTCTGGAAGAGCCTTCCTAACATCACCATGATTCACTTGTTTCCCATCATCAGACAGGATGAGTTTGGGATGTGCTGTATCAGGATCAAGAGTCACATCCACTGCATACTGCTGGaccctcttcagctctgcttcaatcagcttcttcatctctttactgagtgtctcctccagctgagccaCAGCTCTCACCACAGTCCCCTCATATGATGCTGGAGGGACACTGAGCTCTGTCCAGTCTTTGGTGGTTGGGACGTCCTTCAGAGACGAGAAGCTTTGGAGAAAGTGGAGGTGGTCTTCAGAGCGtgagagctgctccacctcagtgcttctcttcatcagctcagagatttcttgttccagctctttgatgaaaacttcagtctgttgttctgttgttttctgcttctcttcaaTGGTTTTGATGAGCTCATCCAGGCCTCTCTCAACAGACTTCATCAGAGAAGTGAAGACCTGAACACCTTCTGCTATCTCTCTGTTTGCATTTTCCTTGCTGAGCCTCACTGACTGTTTGATCTCCTCAATCTTCAGTCGTCTCTTCTGGATCACCTGCTGAATTAcgtcctctgtcttcctcagctcGGCCTTCTTTCCATCATATTCTTCTCTCAGAGGAACAACATCATGTGTCTTGTGGTCTAAAACAGTGcagagcatgcagacacatgtgTGGTCGGTCTTACAGAACAGCTCCAGAGGTTTATCGTGCTTCATGCACATCCTGCCTTCCAGGTTCTCCACAGGGTCGATCAGCTGATGTCTCTTCAGACGTGAAGCTGTCAGATGAGGCTCCAGGTGAGTCTCACAGTAGGAGACCAGGCAGACCAGGCAGGACTTCAGGGCCTTCAGTTTGGTTCCAGTGCAGACGTCACAGAGAACTTCTCCTGGTTTGGACACTTGTTgctctgaactgctgctgctgctgacttcctgctgagcCGACTGTCTGAACTGAGCAACCATCTCAGAGATGAAAGTATTGACCCTCAAATCAGGCCTTGTGGTAAAAGCCTCCTTACACATGGGACACTGGCAGCTCTCATTAATTTTCCAGTGTTCAGTGATGCAATTTTTGCAGAAGTTGTGTCCACAAGGTGTGGTGACTGGGTCAGTGAACACATCCAGACAGATGGAGCACAGAAACTGATTTTCAGACATCTGATTGTTGGCAGCAGACATGTCTACACACTGACGACAAAAGTCaaagtattagaaaatgttttgttacatatttatcatttgaaataaaaagatgtCCGTTTGACAAGTAGCATTATGACATGAAAGGAGCGTAACTTCCTCTTTTATTAGAGCTGCAGGTTTTGTGCCCGTGCTGGTTGTTGAGTCACagttaatattattatttccaCTCACCAGTATTTGAGTCCGTTGTTGAGAAAGACCTGATGCACTCAGTTTAATGTTTccttggacacaaacacagagacttgTTTCAGCTTCACCGTCACTCTGTCAAAGCTTTACTTTCATTTCAGGAAAGTGAAGCTCTGCTCTTCATAGTATCGCTCCGCCTcttactgcagctctgtttggGGAGGATGTGTTTCCTACTTCAGATTAAGATGTAATCATAGATTCATACATTTGGCACAAGATAAGTTTCATCTTCAGGGAGAGTTGTtacagttttcatgtttttttttttttgttctgctgtgagTTTTTTCTGCAGCTTGAAGTTACCTGCTGAAAatattgaacattttcatgtaaTTCTTTCATTTGCTTCTTTCCTATAGTTGCTGCTGAATCATTAAAGATGTTGCTGGTTCATTTCTTGCCCGTTAGTACAGCTTCCCGATACAACGTTCAAAATAATTTCACTAGCCATTCTTCTGAACAGGAAAAGATTTcaaatttcaaagtaaaagtacaacagtctgttgtttgtttgttttttgtttttgtttttcttttgctgtggTAAAAACAATTTCTAACCCGGCTGTTTGAAGTGATATCAAAAGTACTGATTTAGGATTAGCAGTAAACTTTCTGTAACGACATCTTACACAAACTTAGACCTTATTTCTGTAACTGTGCTACAACCATGATGATTTCTTGTTATGGGTCTCATCTTTGAGGGATACATCAGATTAAAAACATCAGAGGACAACTGAAGCATCACCAATCCAAGCCTCTTTCCATTTTATCAATTTCTTTAGAGGGAAATGTGCAAAAAGAATTTGTGTGCCTACAGTCAGAGGGGTGTTTAGGTAATTACATCACATTCAATGGAACTACTTCATATTATAAATCCCTTTTGTCCCCTTGAATTTAGCCTTGAAGTAGACTCAAAGAGAAACTTAAATCATTTTAAACCTGTGTGAATGATCTTGAATATGACCCCAAAACCATACTGACATGGTCGCCATTTTCCCCTGACGTCACACTCAGGGAGGGACAGTGAAATGCTCTTCTCAAAATGATAATGTCCCACTGCTGTGTTCCAGCTTGTAAATGGCATAAACGTAAGCAATCTGACAAATCATAATCATTATAATCATCATGttattttaccttgaaatatgGCCCGATGTCTCTCCAGACTCTCACTATGATGGCAGTTTCATTTACTGGTCTGTCTGGAAGCTGTGACGTGATACTGATTTGTCAGATTGACTACATTTATATGACTTACAGCCTGGAAGAAAGTAAGAtgtaaaatgttccctgtcagtgtttttctatcatatctgatgtttgtggatcaatattactgctgcaactttcctttttgataaatcttatagttaggactggctcaggcttgccctggaccagcccctagttatgctgctataggattagactgtcgggggacctccaaagatgcACCGAGCTCCTCtattcttctctccctcttcatctgcacgctttcatgtcctaccacagCGTGtcactaacttagcttcttccccggagtctctgtgctttgtcatctcacaggttcccatggatagtggctgaatctggattgtggattacagctacgtctcctgccatggccctgcctgacatccactgcaactgctactactcttattacatccactgtcactgttactgtgaatgcatttctgtctgtctctctccgtctgtctctctccgtctgtctctctctctctctctcacccaacagGTCGAAGCAGATGGcagcccacccagagcctggttctgtctgagGATTCTGcttgttaaaaggaagtttttcctcgccactgtcgccaagtgcttgctcatgagggaactgttgggtctctgtatattaagagtttggtctgtaccagctctatatggaaagtgtcctgagacaacctctgttgtgatttgccactgtacaaataaaactgaattgaattgctgcattaatgtgtatgttgcattttactgctgtagatgtttaagattgagctcatttgaactactttatatactgttggctggtttaatccacagcaatgcatcatattctataagatcatcatatgtttgtagtgcagctgtcctgtgagaaccatgtatctctaaaaagtttcatgagctcagaaaaacagcctgttttcagttttctgatgatgcattttccagttaatccaagaggctttttaaatggtttatttagctgaaggaggaggagaattttctcaacacATACAttgtataaaatggaaatgcccaagtaaagtacaagtatctcaaCTTTGTACATAAGTACAGTAAATTCCACCACTGGCTGTTCCATCAGTATTTCTTGGTACCTTGAGCCTCACTTAAGCAAACAGTTTGCAGAAGGCAGTCAGATGTATTTGGTGCCTCTGCAAACCACAAGATCTCCTTtcaatttgtttaaataaagttctgAGTTGAAAAGAATTTCTTCTCCCTGATGTGTTTGTCATGATGGatccacagctgtgacagaatTAATTGGGTTAATAAATCAGCTGTGTGGGAAAACTTATTAATAACAAGAAAcgtgaaataaaagaataatatAATCACAGTTTGAAGAAGAAGCATTTAAACTACACATCATTCATCTAcgcagtttgattgacagcagagatgATCAGAGGTGCAGAGTTTTTACCACCATCATTTGTATAGGGACTGAAGTATGGGAAGAGTTTCTCTATGAAGGAGCAGCCAGTAAAGGAGTAGATAAGAGCTGCAGCATCTACGTCATAAAAGGAGACCAGACCCTCCTCATAATCCACAAACACCCCCACCTTCTGAGGCTGGGAcctcagagagagactgactgaTGGGTTTTCAAGAGCTCTgtactcatttccatttctcagCCATATAGTCCAGAAACCGTTCTCAGGAGTCAGGTTGATTTTTCCCTTCCTGCTGATCGACTCTGTGGCGACTCCAAAGTCCCATTCAGTCTTTCCTTTAACCTGAACCTCAAAGTAAAATCTGCCTGAAGAGAAACTCTGCTttcctaaaacacaaacacataaagaaaatCTCTCTGGATTGTCTGGAAGAGTCTTCCTAACATCACCATGATTCACTTGTTTCCCATCATCAGACAGGATGAGTTCAGGATGTGCTGTATCAGGATCAAGAGTCACATCTACTGCATACTGCTGGaccctcttcagctctgcttcaatcagcttcttcatctctttaCTGAGTGTCTTCTCCAGCTGAGCCACAGCTCTCACCACAGTCCCCTCATATGATGCTGGAGGGACGCTGAGCTCTGTCCAGTCTTTGGTGGTTGGGACGTCCAGAGACGAGAAGCTTTGGAGAAAGTGGAGGTGGTCTTCAGAGCGtgagagctgctccacctcagtgcttctcttcatcagctcagagatttcttgttccagctctttgatgaaaacttcagtctctttttctgttgttttctgcttctcttcaaTGGTTTTGATGAGCTCATCCAGGCCTCTCTCAACAGACTTCATCAGAGAAGTGAAGACCTGAACACCTTCTgctatctctctgtctgcatcttCCTTGCTGAGCCTCACTGACTGTTTGAGCTCCTCAATCTTCAGTCGTCTCTTCTGGATCACCTGCTGAATTTCagcctctgtcttcctcagctcGGCCTTCTTTCCATCATATTCTTCTCTCAGAGGAACAACATCATGTGTCTTGTGGTCTAAAACAGTGcagagcatgcagacacatgtgTGGTCGGTCTTACAGAACAGCTCCAGAGGTTTATCGTGCTTCATGCACATCCTGCCTTCCAGGTTCTCCACAGGGTCGATCAGCTGATGTCTCTTCAGACGTGAAGCTGTCAGATGAGGCTCCAGGTGGGTCTCACAGTAGGAGACCAGACAGACCAGGCAGGACTTCAGGGCCTTCAGTTTGGTTCCAGTGCAGACGTCACAGGGAACTTCTCCTGGTTTGAACACTTGTTgctctgaactgctgctgctgacttcctgctgagTCGACTGTCTGAACTGAGCAACCATCTCAGAGATGAAAGTATTGACCCTCAAATCAGGCCTTGTGGTAAAAGCCTCCTTACACGTGGGACACTGGCAGCTCTCATTAATTTTCCAGTGTTCAGTGATGCAATTTTTGCAGAAGTTGTGTCCACAAGGTGTGGTGACTGGGTCAGTGAACACATCCAGACAGATGGAGCACAGAAACTGATTTTCAGACATCTGATTGTTGGCAGCAGACATGTCTACACACTGACGACAAAAGTCaaagtattagaaaatgttttgttacatatttatcatttgaaataaaaagatgtCCGTTTGACAAGTAGCATTATGACATGAAAGGAGCGTAACTTCCTGTTTGATTAGAGCTGCAGGTTTTGTGCCCATGCTGGTTGTTGAGTCACAGTTAATATTCTTATTTCCACTCACCAGTATTTGAGTCCGTTGTTGAGAAAGACCTGATGTACTCAGTTTAATGTTTccttggacacaaacacagagacttgTTTCAGCTTCACCGTCACTCTGTCAAAGCTTTACTTTCATTTCAGGAAAGTGAAGCTCTGCTCTTTATAGTATCGCTCCGCCTcttactgcagctctgtttggGGAGGATGTGTTTCCTACTTCAGATTAAGATGTAATCATAGATTCATACATTTGGCACAAGATAAGTTTCATCTTCAGGGAGAGTTGTtacagttttcatgttttgtttttttttgttctgctgtgagTTTTTTCTGCAGCTTGAAGTTACCTGCTGAAAatattgaacattttcatgtaaTTCTTTCATTTGCTTCTTTCCTATAGTTGCTGCTGAATCATTAAAGATGTTGCTGGTTCATTTCTTGTCCGTTAGTACAGCTTCCCGATACAACGTTCAAAATAATTTCACTAGCCACTCTTCCGAACAGGAAAAGATTTcaaatttcaaagtaaaagtacaacagtctgtttttttttttattgctgtgttAAAAACAATTTCTAATCCGGCTGTTTGAAGTGATAGCAAAAGTACTGATTTAGGATTAGCAGTAAACTTTCTGTAATGACATAGACCTGTAACTGTGCTACAACCATGATGGTTTCTATTTACAGGTCTCATCTTTGAGGGATACATCAGATTAAAAACATCAGACGACAACTAAGGCATCACCAATCCAAGTCTCTTTCCATTTTAGCAATTTCTTTAGAGGGAAATGTGCAAAAAGATTTTGTGTGCCTACATTCAGAGGGTTGTTTAGGTAATTACATCACGTTCAATGGAACTACTTCATATTATAAATCCCTTTTGTCCCCTTGAATTTAGCCTTGAAGTAGACTCAAAGAGAAACTTAAATCATCTTAAACCTGTGTGAATGACCTTGAATATGACCCCAAAACCATACTGACATGGTCGCCATTTTCCCCTGACGTCACACTCAGGGAGGGATGGTGAAATGCTCTTCTCAAAATGATAA contains the following coding sequences:
- the LOC143319396 gene encoding E3 ubiquitin-protein ligase TRIM21-like, translated to MSAANNQMSENQFLCSICLDVFTDPVTTPCGHNFCKNCITEHWKINESCQCPMCKEAFTTRPDLRVNTFISEMVAQFRQSAQQEVSSSSSSEQQVSKPGEVLCDVCTGTKLKALKSCLVCLVSYCETHLEPHLTASRLKRHQLIDPVENLEGRMCMKHDKPLELFCKTDHTCVCMLCTVLDHKTHDVVPLREEYDGKKAELRKTEDVIQQVIQKRRLKIEEIKQSVRLSKENANREIAEGVQVFTSLMKSVERGLDELIKTIEEKQKTTEQQTEVFIKELEQEISELMKRSTEVEQLSRSEDHLHFLQSFSSLKDVPTTKDWTELSVPPASYEGTVVRAVAQLEETLSKEMKKLIEAELKRVQQYAVDVTLDPDTAHPKLILSDDGKQVNHGDVRKALPDNPERFCLNPCVLGKQSFSSGRFYFEVQVKGKTEWDFGVARESVSRKGKIALGPKNGYWTTWLRNGNEYRALDNPSVSLSLRSQPQKVGVFVDYEEGLVSFYDVDAAALIYSFTGCSFTEKLFPYFSPCSNDGGKNSAPLIISVVNQTA
- the LOC143319435 gene encoding E3 ubiquitin-protein ligase TRIM21-like, with product MSAANNQMSENQFLCSICLDVFTDPVTTPCGHNFCKNCITEHWKINESCQCPTCKEAFTTRPDLRVNTFISEMVAQFRQSTQQEVSSSSSEQQVFKPGEVPCDVCTGTKLKALKSCLVCLVSYCETHLEPHLTASRLKRHQLIDPVENLEGRMCMKHDKPLELFCKTDHTCVCMLCTVLDHKTHDVVPLREEYDGKKAELRKTEAEIQQVIQKRRLKIEELKQSVRLSKEDADREIAEGVQVFTSLMKSVERGLDELIKTIEEKQKTTEKETEVFIKELEQEISELMKRSTEVEQLSRSEDHLHFLQSFSSLDVPTTKDWTELSVPPASYEGTVVRAVAQLEKTLSKEMKKLIEAELKRVQQYAVDVTLDPDTAHPELILSDDGKQVNHGDVRKTLPDNPERFSLCVCVLGKQSFSSGRFYFEVQVKGKTEWDFGVATESISRKGKINLTPENGFWTIWLRNGNEYRALENPSVSLSLRSQPQKVGVFVDYEEGLVSFYDVDAAALIYSFTGCSFIEKLFPYFSPYTNDGGKNSAPLIISAVNQTA